A window from Betta splendens chromosome 1, fBetSpl5.4, whole genome shotgun sequence encodes these proteins:
- the smc3 gene encoding structural maintenance of chromosomes protein 3: MYIKQVIIQGFRSYRDQTVVDPFSPKHNVIVGRNGSGKSNFFYAIQFVLSDEFSHLRPEQRLALLHEGTGPRVISAFVEIIFDNSDNRLPIDKEEVSLRRVIGAKKDQYFLDKKMVTKNDVMNLLESAGFSRSNPYYIVKQGKINQMATAPDSQRLKLLREVAGTRVYDERKEESISLMKETEGKREKINELLKYIEERLHTLEDEKEELAQYQKWDKMRRALEYTIYNQELNETRAKLDELSSKRETCGDKSRQLRDAQQDARDKVEETERVVRELKSKISAMKEEREQLSAERQEQIKQRTKLELKAKDLQDELAGNSEQRKRLLKERQKLLEKIEEKQKELQETEPKFNTVKEKEERGISRLAQATQERTDLYAKQGRGSQFTSKEERDKWIKKELKSLDQAINDKKRQIAAIHKDLEDTETNKEKNLEQYNKLDQDLNEVKTRVEELDKKYYEVKNRKDELQSERNYLWREENAEQQALAAKREDLEKKQQLLRAATGKAILNGIDSINKVLEHFRRKGINQHVINGYHGIVMNNFECEPAFYTCVEVTAGTRLFYHIVETDEVSTKILMEFNKMNLPGEVTFLPLSKLDVRDTAYPETNDAIPMISKLRYSPNFDKAFKHVFGKTLICRSMEVSTQLARAFTMDCITLEGDQVSHRGALTGGYYDTRKSRLELQKDMRKAEEELGELEAKLNENLRRNIERINNEIDQLMNQMQQIETQQRKFKASRDSILSEMKMLKEKRQQSEKTFMPKQRSLQSLEASLHAMESTRESLKAELGTDLLSQLSLEDQRRVDDLNDEIRQLQQDNRQLLNERIKLEGIMTRVETYLNENLRKRLDQVEQELNELRETEGGTVLTATTSELDTINKRVRETLARSDDLDTLVDKTEGEIKDHIKSMDRWKTIEKEQNDAINHDTKELEKMTNRQGMLLKKKEECMKKIRELGSLPQEAFEKYQTLTLKQLFRKLEQCNTELKKYSHVNKKALDQFVNFSEQKEKLIKRQDELDRGYKSIMELMNVLELRKYEAIQLTFKQVSKNFSEVFQKLVPGGKATLVMKKGDTEGNQSQDEGEGGADSERGSGSQSSVPSVDQFTGVGIRVSFTGKQGEMREMQQLSGGQKSLVALALIFAIQKCDPAPFYLFDEIDQALDAQHRKAVSDMIVELAGHAQFITTTFRPELLESADKFYGVKFRNKVSHIDVITAEQAKDFVEDDTTHG, from the exons GTGATCATCCAGGGGTTCAGGAGTTACAGGGATCAAACTGTGGTAGACCCGTTTAGTCCAAAACATAATGTCATTG TTGGAAGAAATGGGTCAGGAAAAAGTAACTTCTTCTACG CCATCCAGTTTGTGCTCAGTGATGAGTTCAGCCACCTTCGACCAGAACAGCGTCTGGCCTTGCTCCAT GAGGGAACTGGTCCTCGTGTCATTTCAGCTTTTGTGGAGATTATATTTGACAACTCTGATAATCGGCTGCCG ATCGACAAAGAGGAAGTTTCTCTTCGACGTGTCATTGGTGCTAAGAAAGACCAGTACTTCTTAGACAAGAAGATGGTGAC TAAGAATGATGTCATGAACCTTCTGGAAAGTGCTGGCTTCTCTCGCAGTAATCCATACTATATTGTCAAGCAGGGAAAG ATCAACCAAATGGCCACTGCCCCTGACTCCCAACGTTTGAAGCTGTTAAGAGAAGTGGCAGGGACAAGAGTGTATGATGAGCGCAAAGAGGAGAGTATTTCACTCATGAAAGAAACAG AGGGCAAGCGAGAGAAGATCAATGAGCTCCTGAAGTATATTGAGGAGCGTCTGCACACCCTGGAAGATGAAAAGGAGGAGCTTGCTCAGTACCAGAAGTGGGACAAGATGAGAAGAGCCTTGGAGTACACAATCTATAACCAGGAACTGAATGAAACCCGTGCCAAACTAGACGAG CTGTCCAGCAAAAGAGAAACCTGTGGAGACAAATCCAGACAGCTGCGTGATGCTCAGCAAGATGCCAGAGACAAAGTAGAG GAAACTGAACGTGTTGTGCGAGAGCTGAAGTCCAAAATCTCTGCtatgaaggaggagagagagcagctgtCGGCTGAGCGCCAGGAGCAGATCAAGCAGAGGACCAAGCTTGAGCTGAAGGCCAAGGACCTGCAGGACGAACTGGCAGGCAACAGTGAACAGAGG AAACGCCTGCTGAAGGAGCGTCAAAAGCTATTGGAAAAAATTGAGGAGAAGCAAAAAGAACTGCAGGAGACAGAGCCCAAGTTCAACACAGTCAAGGAAAAAGAGGAGCGGGGGATCTCCAG ATTGGCCCAGGCTACGCAGGAGAGAACTGATCTTTATGCCAAGCAGGGCCGAGGCAGCCAGTTCACCTCCAAAGAGGAGAGGGACAAATGGATCAAGAAGGAGCTTAAGTCTCTGGACCAGGCTATCAATGACAAGAAGAGGCAGATTGCAGCCATTCACAAAGAcctggaggacacagagacaaacaaggaaAAGAACCTGGAGCAGTATAAT AAACTTGATCAAGATCTAAATGAGGTCAAGACAcgtgtggaggagctggacaaaAAGTATTACGAAGTAAAGAACAGGAAGGATGAGCTGCAGAGTGAAAGAAA CTACCTGTGGCGTGAGGAGAACGCAGAGCAGCAAGCTCTGGCAGCCAAACGCGAAGACCTGGagaagaaacagcagctgcttcgaGCAGCCACTGGCAAG GCTATTCTGAATGGTATCGACAGCATTAACAAAGTCCTTGAGCATTTTCGTCGGAAAGGCATCAACCAGCATGTCATCAATGGTTATCATGGAATTGTCATGAATAACTTTGAGTGTGAGCCTGCTTTTTACACCTGTGTGGAGGTGACTGCTGGAACAAG GCTCTTCTACCACATTGTAGAGACTGATGAGGTTAGCACCAAAATACTAATGGAGTTCAACAAAATGAACCTGCCTGGAGAAGTTACATTTCTACCCCTAAGCAAACTGGATGTGAGGGACACAGCCTACCCAGAGACCAAT GACGCAATCCCCATGATCAGTAAGCTGCGCTATAGCCCCAACTTTGACAAGGCCTTCAAGCATGTATTTGGGAAGACCCTTATTTGTCGCAGCATGGAAGTTTCCACTCAACTGGCCAGAGCTTTCACAATGGACTGTATCACTTTAGAGG GTGACCAGGTGAGCCACCGTGGAGCACTGACAGGAGGCTACTATGACACCAGAAAATCTCgtctggagctgcagaaagacaTGAGAAAGGCTGAAGAGGAGCTAGGTGAACTGGAGGCCAAGCTCAATGAAAATCTGCGTAGGAACATCGA ACGCATCAACAATGAAATTGACCAGTTAATGAACCAGATGCAGCAGATCGAAACACAACAGAGGAAGTTCAAGGCCTCAAGAGACAGTATACTATcggagatgaagatgctgaaggAGAAAAGGCAGCAGTCGGAGAAAACATTTATGCCCAAG CAACGCAGTCTGCAAAGTCTGGAGGCCAGCCTGCACGCCATGGAGTCCACTAGGGAGTCTCTGAAGGCCGAGCTGGGCACTGATCTACTTTCTCAACTCAGCCTGGAGGACCAGAGGCGTGTGGATGACCTCAATGATGAAATccgtcagctgcagcag GACAACAGACAATTGTTGAATGAGAGGATCAAGCTGGAGGGCATTATGACCAGAGTGGAAACATACCTCAATGAGAATTTACGAAAACGTCTTGACCAAGTAGAGCAG GAGCTGAATGAGCTgcgagagacagagggaggcacgGTGCTCACAGCCACAACGTCTGAGCTGGACACCATCAACAAACGTGTCAGAGAGACTTTGGCTCGATCAGACG ATCTGGATACTTTGGTTGacaagacagagggagagatcAAGGACCACATAAAAAGCATGGACCGCTGGAAGACCATTGAGAAGGAGCAGAATGACGCCATCAACCATGACAccaaggagctggagaaaatgACCAACCGGCAGGGCATGCTGCTCAAGAAGAAAGAGGAGTGCATGAAGAAGATCAGAGAGCTTGGCTCACTGCCTCAGGAGGCATTTGAGAAATACCAGACCCTCACGCTCAAACAG TTGTTTCGGAAACTGGAGCAGTGCAACACAGAGCTGAAGAAGTACAGTCACGTCAATAAGAAAGCTCTGGACCAGTTTGTCAACTTCTctgagcagaaggagaaactCATAAAACGCCAGGACGAGTTGGATCGTGGCTACAAATCTATCATGGAGCTCATGAACGTCTTGGAGCTGCGCAAGTATGAGGCCATTCAGCTCACTTTCAAACAG GTGTCAAAGAACTTCAGTGAGGTTTTCCAGAAGCTAGTGCCAGGTGGCAAAGCTACACTGGTAATGAAGAAGGGAGATACTGAGGGCAACCAGTCTCAGGATGAGGGAGAAGGTGGTGCAGACAGTGAAAGAGGCTCTGGTTCACAGAGCAGCGTTCCTTCAGTCGACCAGTTCACTGGAGTCGGCATCCGA GTGTCGTTCACCGGGAAACAAGGTGAAATGAGAGAGATGCAACAGCTGTCTGGAGGTCAGAAGTCTCTGGTGGCCCTCGCCCTGATATTTGCCATCCAGAAATGTGACCCCGCTCCTTTCTATCTGTTTGATGAGATCGACCAGGCCCTTGACGCCCAGCACAGGAAGGCTGTCTCAG ACATGATTGTAGAGCTGGCAGGCCACGCTCAGTTCATCACCACCACCTTCAggcctgagctgctggagtctgCCGACAAGTTCTATGGTGTCAAATTCAGAAACAAG gtgaGTCACATTGATGTGATCACAGCAGAGCAGGCAAAGGACTTTGTGGAGGATGACACCACCCATGGCTAA